CCATCGGCAGTTCTGACTAGCTGGTCGTTGTAGTAGCCGCCATCAATGAAGAGGGCGTGCGCCTTGTCTTCGCCGGGCAAGGCCATCGGGTTGTAGAACACCGACCGCGCCGTTGCCTTGTCGCCATTGATCTCGATGACGCGGTTGCACACGACGTGCTGTGTCATCGGAAAAATTACCATGACTTTTTCGAGCCAGGCGCGAACCTCCGGCAGCTTCCCCTTGATCCCACCTGCGGACTCGTAGTCGATGAACGCATCCTCGGTGAAGCAGGTCTCGTAAAGATCCCAGTCTTTGGTGTCGACCGACGTTGCGTAGCGGGTCAAAAGGTCGTCGATCTCCTGGCGATCGATCAGGTGTTCGAGAGTCATGGAGGCCATGGATGAATGATTCCTTTTTCTGTCGTCTGAAGTTCGCCCCGGGGAGGGTCAAGCAGTACCGGCTGCCAGCATCTTCCCCAGCTTGATCAGGTGGGAGGTCGGACCGCCCAGGGTCAAACCGAGCTGCTTTGCGTAGGTGAAGTATCGAAACAGTGAATAGTCCTTGTCGACTCCAATTCCGCCGTGGAGATGAGTGGCCGTGTGTACGATCCGATGTCCAGCCTCCGCCGCCCAGATCTTTGCGGTAGCGATCTGCGAAGCGGCGGGGAGCCCTTCTGAGAGGCGCCAAGCAGCCTGCCAGGAAGTCAATCGGATGCCTTCGGTATCGATGAAGGCGTCTGCCGCTCGCTGACCGACCGCCTGGAACGTGGCGATCGACACTCCGAACTGCTCGCGTCCCTTGATGTACTCGGAGGTCAAACGCAGTGCTTCTTCACACACCCCCAAAGAAACGGAACACAGAGCGGAATTTGTGTGCTCGGTAATGAAGTTGAGAATTTCAGCACCGCGATCGAAGTCACCCAGTTGTTGGTCTGCAGCAACGTGCACTTCGTCGAACTCGAGTTGCGCTTCGGGTTGTCCGCTCGTGGTGTCCAGCGCAATCACATTGCAGCCGGCTGAACTGGGGTCGACGATGAAGATCCCCAATTCACCCGCTTCGGTTGTCGCCGGGACCAGCACTCTCTCGGCAAGAACTCCTGCCGGCACGCAGATCTTCGTCCCGCTGAGCTTGAAACCGTCCGCCACCGCAGTCGCGCGAGTCTCCGGCACGTTGGGGTCTGCGCCCTCTTCAACCAATGCCGCAGTGAGGATCGCGTCTCCCTCTACGATGCGCGGCAGCACCTCCTGTTTCTGGGCCTCGCTGCCGAATTTCTCGATCGGCAGCGCCGCCATCACCGCGGTTTCGATGAACGGAATCGGGGCCGTTGTCAGACCGACCTGCTCGGCGATCAACGAAAGTTCGAAAAAACCCATCCCCGCGCCGCCATAGGCCTCTGGAATTGCAATCCCCAGGACGCCCGCCGTCGCGAGTTCGCGCCACAGTTCGACGTCGAAGCGGGGACCTGCGCTCTTTTCGAGATCGGTCATTCGCTCGGGTGTCGCCTTGTCGCGCATGATCTGCTTGGCGAGTTCGGCAATGGCCTGTTGTTCGTCGGTAAAAGAAAAATCCATGAATTCACTCTCGATTGCAGAATTTACGAAGTTGGAATACTCAGGCCTCGGCCTTCGACTCTAGAAACGCGGTACACGCGGCAGACCCAGACCGAACAAGCCGATGAGATCTCGTTGCACCTCATTGGTACCGCCACCATAGGTCAAGATGACAAGACTCCGGTACATGGTCTCGACATGTCCAGCGAGCAGCGCTTGCTCAGAACTCGGGCGCAGGTAGGAACGCTGCCCCATGACCTCCATCATCAGGCGCAGGGACTCGAGATACCACTCCGTGCCAAACACCTTGATGCTTGACGCATCCGCCACACTCAACTCGCCCTGGGTGCCCTGCCAGGCGACCTTCCAATTGGCGAGTCGCAGGAACTCCAGGCCCGCGTGGACCCGAGCGAGGCTGATCTGCGCCCACTCCTGGTCGATCACCCGACGTCCATCGGTGAGCCTGGTTTCGCGAGCCCATTCCAGTACGTCTTTGTAGACAGATTCGAGCATGCCCGGCGAGCAGATCGACACGCGTTCGTGATTGAGTTGACCGGTGATGAGCTTCCAACCCTTGTTGAGACCTCCCACCAGCTGACTCTTGGGCACTCGGACGTTGTCGAAGAATGTCGTGCAGATGTTGTGGGAAGAAAGCAGATCCATCGGCTCGGCTTTGATCCCCGGAGTTTTCATGTCGACCAGAAACATCGAGAGCCCGCCGTGCTTGGGAGCATCCTGATCGGTACGGGTCGCCAACCAGATATAGTCCGCATCGCTCGCCAGACTGGTAAAGACCTTCTGACCGTTGATCACAAAGTCGTCGCCATCGGCGTCGGCCCTGGTTTGCAGGGCGGCGAGGTCGGTCCCCGCGTTGGGTTCCGTATATCCGATGCAAAAATGGAGTTCGCCTTTGAGGATCTTGGGCAGGAAGAAATCTTTTTGTTCCTGGGATCCTTCCCGGTAGATCGTGGGCCCCACCGTATTGATGGTTAGCATCGGAACGGGCGCACCGGCCCGCATGGACTCGTCAAAGAAGATGAATTGTTCGATCGCCGAGCGACCTTGTCCACCGTACTCGGTTGGCCAGCCAATCCCGAGCCAACCATCCGTTCCCATTTGCCGCACGACTGTGCGCATTGCTTCGCCAATGCCATGACCTTCTCGCAGGGCGACGCGAACGTCCGGAGTCAGGAGCTTGTCATAGTAGGCGCGCAGCTCCACGCGCAGCGCCTCCTGTTCTTCGTTGTAACCGATGTACATAGAAATCCCTTGCGCATTCCCTGTTCTTCATTGATAGTGGAACACGTTCCAATTTTGACCGTTTTGCCAGCCGGCGTCGACCCTTCAAAACCCGCCGACTGGACTGTTCTGTACACCCAAACCCCGAACCAGGGCTGCCAGATCTGCGCGCGCGCAAAATTTCAGTTTAGAGCCCTTGTCCTGTAGGATGCTCTCGCTCATACGACGACCCGCGATCCCCAGGGAGATCATTGAATGGCCGACATTCTCAAGTACGAAGGCAAACGCTGCGTCGTGACCGGAGCTGCTTCTGGGATGGGCGGCGCCTGCGCGCAGATCCTCAGCGATCTTGGGGCCGAGGTCCATGCCCTCGACATTCAGGACATCAAGGCCTCGGTCCATCGATCGATCAAGCTGGATCTGTCATCGGAGTCGTCGATCGACGCCGCACTCGAGGAAATTGACGGCGAGGTCGATTGCCTGTTCAACTGCGCCGGTGTGCCGGGGGCCCCGGGTTTCTCCGCCCTCGAGACCTGCGTGATCAATGTCGTCGGCCTGCGAGACTTGACTGAGAAGTTGCTGCCGCGCATTGTGAATGGCGGCGCAATCGCGAGCATCACCTCAGTCGCGGGCATGGGCTATCCGAATCATCAGGAGAAGGTGCACGAATTTCTCGACACCCCGGACTTCGACTCGGGCAAGGCCTGGTGCGAAGCCAATCCCGAAGTCGCAAATGGCTATCTCTTCTCCAAGGAAGCGATCATTGGGTACACCTACCGTCGGGCCGCCGAACTGAGCCAACGCCTGGTTCGCATCAATTGCTTGAGCCCCGCGCCAACGGACACTCCAATGATGAAAGCCTTCCACGAGCAGATCCCCGCGGAAGCAATGGACGAACACTTCCAGGCTCCCGTCGGTCGCAACGCCACCCCCGAAGAGATGGCGGAACCACTCATCCTGCTCAACAGCGAAGCCTCCCGTTTCATCAGTGGTGTAAATCTCTTCGTAGACTATGGATACACCGGGCAAGTATTCTGCGGCCAACGGCCGGGACTACTGCTCGGATCGTGAGACCCCAACAGCCGGAGACCCTTCGAAATGCGTACTGAAATTTGCGAGCAATTTGGTATCGATGTTCCGATCTTTGCGTTTACGCATTGCCGCGATGTCGTAGTCGCCGTGAGTAAAGCCGGCGGGATGGGAGTCCTCGGCGCCGTGGGCTTCTCGCCCGAGCAACTCGAGAGAGAATGCCAGTGGATCGACGAAAACATTGGCGACAAACCGTACGGCATTGACACCGTGATTCCGCAGAAGTACGAAGGCATGGGGGAAACCGATCCCGTGAAGCTCGAAGAGCAGTTGCTGGCCGCGGTCCCCCAGCAGCACCGCGACTTTGCTGCCAAGCTGCTCAAAGACCACGGTGTACCGGAACTTCCCGACGACGTGCGTCCAGCTGGCCTGCTGGGTTGGACCGAAGCCACGGCGAATCCTCAGATTGATGTCGCGCTTTCTCACCCCAAGGTAAGATTGATCGCCAATGCCCTGGGAACTCCACCCCTCGACATCATCAAACGTATTCACGACTCCGGCCGCCTGGTTGCGGCGCTGTGCGGCAGCGCAAAACAAGCGATGCGCCACAAGGACGCCAACCTGGACATCATCATTGCCCAAGGTCACGAGGCCGGTGGACATACGGGTGAAGTCGGCAGTGTCGTGCTCTGGCCGGAGGTGATCGAAGCCGTGGCTCCGACCCCGGTGCTCGCTGCCGGGGGCATCGGCTCGGGAAAGCAGATGGCCGCCGCGATGGCACTGGGTGCCCAGGGTGTGTGGTGTGGTTCGATCTGGTTGACAGTCAAAGAAGCGTCCACGCCGATGGAGCAAAAAGATTCCCTGCTCGCGGCGGGAAGTCGAGACACAGTTCGGTCTCGGTCGGTGACAGGAAAGCCCGCCCGCATGCTCAAGAACGCCTGGACCGAAGCCTGGGATCATCCCGACAGCCCGAAGCCGCTCGGGATGCCGCTGCAGGGACTCGTGACCATGGACATGGTAATGCGCACCAGCCGGTACGCGGCAAAGTCACAAGCGGTCGCGTTCAACCCCGTCGGTCAAATCGTAGGACGTATGAATCAGATCCTGCCCGCGAGAGTCGTCGTCGACAACATGATCGACGAATACATCGAAGCGGTGGAGCGGATGCACGCGGGACTTTCGAGTTAGCCGCCTGGCGGCCTGCCGTACTTCTTCATCAACCTGCGCACGAGTTTTTTGCCGCGAACGAGTTCTTCTTCGTTCATCTTGGCTTCGAGCTGGGCTCTGTATCGCGGAGCCAAAACGTAGCCGCGAACTCCTGCGACCTCGTTCCACGCATAGGCGTTCGCCAGGTTCAGACGGATGCCCGCCCCAGCGGCGTACATGCGCGCCAATGCATTCATCGCCTCGCCGTTCCCGTCCTTTGCTGACCGGCGATACCACTCGAACGCCTGCTCGCTGTTCGCTTCGACCCCCGTTCCCGTCTGATAGCTCAGCGCCAGAAAATATGCGGCCCTTGTATGTCCCTGCTGCGCGGCCGCGCTGAACCACTCGAACGATTTTTGTGGGCTGTGGGGAGAGTTGGGGACGGCACCCGCGAGTAGCAGCGCGAGGGAAAACTGCGCTTCGACATGACCTTGTTCCGCGGCCACCTGATACTGCCGCGCCGCTTCGAATAGATCTTTGTCGACTTCTCGGCCCAATTCGTAAGCGCGTCCGAGGCGGTAGTAGCCCGAGACTTCGCCGGAATCCGCCAGTCGCGTCGCCACCACCAATTCACCGCTACCCTGGGCCGATGCAAACGCTCCCGGGCATACGACGACTGCGAGTACGAAGAGCGCGCGAGACGACGCGCAAACGCGACTGCGGAGGTGAAGCATCGAGCAACAGCCTAGCAGCCGGCTGAAGAACCTTCGTCAGCTGGGTTGGCGATCGGGTTCGGGGTCGCGCCGCCAGGTGATCTCCCCGCGAAGCAATGTCAATGCCACTCGATCTCGGGTCAATTTCTCACGAAAACGTTGCCAGGACAGGTCGACCAGACACAGGTCCGCGGGATCGCCGACTGCGAGTGGGGCAGCGGGCGTCCCGGGCGCTTCGATCGGCGAGGTAAAGAGCCCGAATGCGCGCTCGGGGCTCAGGGCCTCAGACGCTCCCAACCGGATCCCCGCCCGGGTGCACCGGTTCACCGCAGCACGAATTGCAAGCCATGGATCCGCGTCACCGTAGGGCGCGTCGGTGCCCGCTCCCAATGCGACTCCGCCCTCGAGAAAACCGCGTCCTCGGTAGAGCCAGTCCCGATCCGCGGCGTCTACGTCCCGCGCATACACATCACCACGTTCATAGATGAAGCCTGGCTGGGTCACCACCCACACATCCAGTTCTGCGAGTAGCTTGACCAGTTCTGGCGGCGCCACCGAAGCAT
This DNA window, taken from Myxococcales bacterium, encodes the following:
- a CDS encoding nuclear transport factor 2 family protein; the protein is MTLEHLIDRQEIDDLLTRYATSVDTKDWDLYETCFTEDAFIDYESAGGIKGKLPEVRAWLEKVMVIFPMTQHVVCNRVIEINGDKATARSVFYNPMALPGEDKAHALFIDGGYYNDQLVRTADGWRISERIEESSYSTRRSKILPPVKENEGAN
- a CDS encoding acyl-CoA/acyl-ACP dehydrogenase, translating into MDFSFTDEQQAIAELAKQIMRDKATPERMTDLEKSAGPRFDVELWRELATAGVLGIAIPEAYGGAGMGFFELSLIAEQVGLTTAPIPFIETAVMAALPIEKFGSEAQKQEVLPRIVEGDAILTAALVEEGADPNVPETRATAVADGFKLSGTKICVPAGVLAERVLVPATTEAGELGIFIVDPSSAGCNVIALDTTSGQPEAQLEFDEVHVAADQQLGDFDRGAEILNFITEHTNSALCSVSLGVCEEALRLTSEYIKGREQFGVSIATFQAVGQRAADAFIDTEGIRLTSWQAAWRLSEGLPAASQIATAKIWAAEAGHRIVHTATHLHGGIGVDKDYSLFRYFTYAKQLGLTLGGPTSHLIKLGKMLAAGTA
- a CDS encoding acyl-CoA dehydrogenase family protein — encoded protein: MYIGYNEEQEALRVELRAYYDKLLTPDVRVALREGHGIGEAMRTVVRQMGTDGWLGIGWPTEYGGQGRSAIEQFIFFDESMRAGAPVPMLTINTVGPTIYREGSQEQKDFFLPKILKGELHFCIGYTEPNAGTDLAALQTRADADGDDFVINGQKVFTSLASDADYIWLATRTDQDAPKHGGLSMFLVDMKTPGIKAEPMDLLSSHNICTTFFDNVRVPKSQLVGGLNKGWKLITGQLNHERVSICSPGMLESVYKDVLEWARETRLTDGRRVIDQEWAQISLARVHAGLEFLRLANWKVAWQGTQGELSVADASSIKVFGTEWYLESLRLMMEVMGQRSYLRPSSEQALLAGHVETMYRSLVILTYGGGTNEVQRDLIGLFGLGLPRVPRF
- a CDS encoding coniferyl-alcohol dehydrogenase; the protein is MADILKYEGKRCVVTGAASGMGGACAQILSDLGAEVHALDIQDIKASVHRSIKLDLSSESSIDAALEEIDGEVDCLFNCAGVPGAPGFSALETCVINVVGLRDLTEKLLPRIVNGGAIASITSVAGMGYPNHQEKVHEFLDTPDFDSGKAWCEANPEVANGYLFSKEAIIGYTYRRAAELSQRLVRINCLSPAPTDTPMMKAFHEQIPAEAMDEHFQAPVGRNATPEEMAEPLILLNSEASRFISGVNLFVDYGYTGQVFCGQRPGLLLGS
- a CDS encoding nitronate monooxygenase; translated protein: MRTEICEQFGIDVPIFAFTHCRDVVVAVSKAGGMGVLGAVGFSPEQLERECQWIDENIGDKPYGIDTVIPQKYEGMGETDPVKLEEQLLAAVPQQHRDFAAKLLKDHGVPELPDDVRPAGLLGWTEATANPQIDVALSHPKVRLIANALGTPPLDIIKRIHDSGRLVAALCGSAKQAMRHKDANLDIIIAQGHEAGGHTGEVGSVVLWPEVIEAVAPTPVLAAGGIGSGKQMAAAMALGAQGVWCGSIWLTVKEASTPMEQKDSLLAAGSRDTVRSRSVTGKPARMLKNAWTEAWDHPDSPKPLGMPLQGLVTMDMVMRTSRYAAKSQAVAFNPVGQIVGRMNQILPARVVVDNMIDEYIEAVERMHAGLSS
- a CDS encoding sel1 repeat family protein encodes the protein MLHLRSRVCASSRALFVLAVVVCPGAFASAQGSGELVVATRLADSGEVSGYYRLGRAYELGREVDKDLFEAARQYQVAAEQGHVEAQFSLALLLAGAVPNSPHSPQKSFEWFSAAAQQGHTRAAYFLALSYQTGTGVEANSEQAFEWYRRSAKDGNGEAMNALARMYAAGAGIRLNLANAYAWNEVAGVRGYVLAPRYRAQLEAKMNEEELVRGKKLVRRLMKKYGRPPGG